The following nucleotide sequence is from Ensifer adhaerens.
CCTCGGCAATCGCAAGGCCAAGGCCGCCGGCGCCACCGGTCACCACCGCGACCTGTCGGCTGAGCGGCTTTTCCACCTGCTTCGCCAGTTTCACCTGCTCAAGCGACCAGTATTCGATGTCGAAGAGATCCTGTTCCGACAGCGCCTCGAAGCTCTCGATGCCCTCGGCGTTGCGGATGACGTTGATCGTGGCTTCCGCGACATCGGCGCCGACGCGTGCCGCCTTCTTGCTGGGACCTGCTGCGAAGAGGCCGACGCCGGCGACGTAGAAGACGCGGGGCATCGGGTCGAGCATCTTCTTGTTGCCGCCAACACGCGCGTTGTTGCGCTCGAAGTAGGCGCGGTATTCGGCGATGTAATCCGCCACCGCCGTGCGCACCGTCTCTGCCCAGGTGGCCATTTCTCCGGTAACCGGCGCCGGCAGGGCCAGTCCGAAGCGCTTGATGTGGATGACATGTTCCGGCGTCGCATTGCCGCGGCGCGCGAGATCGGCAGCGTTTTCTGCGTTGCAGAACTCGAGCACGGTCTCGCTCGCGCGGTGTTCGAGCACGAAGCGCTTCGGAGAGCCTTCGACACCGGTGTCGATGGCGACGGCGCCCCGCAGGATCGGGGCGATTTCGGCGGCCGACGCAATCGCTGCCGGTTGCTTTGCCTGAACGAACGGGCGCGGATTGCCTTTGGCGATGCGGCGCTCGGCCATGTCGATCGCCACGATCATCTTTTCATAGGCTTCGCGCGGATCCTCCGACCAGGTGAAGATGCCGTGCTTCAAGAGAATCATGCCGTCGGCGGTCGGATCGGCGCGGAAGGCCTCGTCGCAGGCTTTTGCGAGATCGAAGCCGGGCATGACATAGGGAACGATGATCGCCTTGGGGAAGAGTTCGCGAACGATATCTTCCCCGTGCGGCTGGTTGGTCAGCGATACGATCGCGTTGGCATGGGTGTGGTCGATGTGCTTGAACGGCAGGTTGGCGTGCAGGATCGCTTCGACAGAAGGATTGGGCGCCGCTGGATCGAGCAGCAACCGGCGCTGCAGCATGACCATGTCGTCGTCGCTAAGCGTCTGGAAACCGACCATCGCCTGCAGGGGCTGCAGGCGGACGGCCGGCAGTCCTGCCGGTTCGATCGTGCCCATGTCCCAGCCGCTTCCCTTGACGCAAAGAACCGGAATTTCCGAACCGTCGAGATCGGTAAAGGTGGTCTTCACCGACGTGTTTCCGCCGCCGTGCAGCACCAGTTCCGGATCCGATCCGAGCAGGCGCGTGGTGTAGGTGCGGATCGCCAGGTCGCGGTTGACGCCGTTGCGGACGTAGGCGTCGACGACACTGGCATATTCGGTTTCAGACCATCTCGATTTCATGCAAAGGCTCCTCAGCTTCCGGCAGACATCACCTGCGACGGCTCCGGACAAAAATGACATGGCGGGACCATGCCCACCGAGCCACGGGAGGCTGACGGGAAAGGCCGCTTGGGAAATTTGGGATCGGCGTCTGGCGCGGGCCGCGTCGAAGAGGCGCGGGTCCGATCCTGTCTGCCGCGGTCTCGCCTGCCCATGCGGCCACATTCGAGGCCGCGTGCTCAAGCGCGATTCCGTTCTCGATCGTCCGTCACAACGGAACGTAAACAAATGACAACATAGTGTGTCAAATGTCAATTGAGCGTTCGAATTTGTTTGACGGCAGCCGCTTTTCCGGTTTGAGGTGGCGCAAACGGTATCAAGCGGAGTGACGGATGACGGAGAGCGCGCGGGCAAGTTGGATGATCGGCGAAGGCAAGTCGTTGCCGCCCGAGTTCGATGACGGGGTCGTTTGGGCCGCCTGGCTCTACTACGTCGATCAACTGACCCAGAGCGACATCGCCAAGATCCTCGGCATGTCGCGCGCGACCATCGTCAACTACCTTCAGGAGGCCCGCGAGCGCGGCCTCGTCACCATCCGCGTCAACACCGATGTCGGCGGACGCGTCGCC
It contains:
- a CDS encoding bifunctional aldolase/short-chain dehydrogenase, whose amino-acid sequence is MKSRWSETEYASVVDAYVRNGVNRDLAIRTYTTRLLGSDPELVLHGGGNTSVKTTFTDLDGSEIPVLCVKGSGWDMGTIEPAGLPAVRLQPLQAMVGFQTLSDDDMVMLQRRLLLDPAAPNPSVEAILHANLPFKHIDHTHANAIVSLTNQPHGEDIVRELFPKAIIVPYVMPGFDLAKACDEAFRADPTADGMILLKHGIFTWSEDPREAYEKMIVAIDMAERRIAKGNPRPFVQAKQPAAIASAAEIAPILRGAVAIDTGVEGSPKRFVLEHRASETVLEFCNAENAADLARRGNATPEHVIHIKRFGLALPAPVTGEMATWAETVRTAVADYIAEYRAYFERNNARVGGNKKMLDPMPRVFYVAGVGLFAAGPSKKAARVGADVAEATINVIRNAEGIESFEALSEQDLFDIEYWSLEQVKLAKQVEKPLSRQVAVVTGGAGGLGLAIAEALRAEGAEIALVDLAEAAVTKEAARLGGLGVACDVTNPKAVEAALAGVTEHFGGVDIVISNAGAAFQGAMIEVSDELFEKAFALNFWGHHYIARTATRIMKAQRTGGALVFNVSKQAVNPGPNFGPYGTSKAALMALMRQYAVEHGADGITSNAVNADRIRTGLMTDQMVEERSRARGITPEAYMRGNLVHREVAAKDVAEAFVHLAKARTSTGAVITVDGGNVAAMMR